The following are encoded together in the Triticum dicoccoides isolate Atlit2015 ecotype Zavitan chromosome 6B, WEW_v2.0, whole genome shotgun sequence genome:
- the LOC119323621 gene encoding 2-C-methyl-D-erythritol 2,4-cyclodiphosphate synthase, chloroplastic, which produces MASASSLFLASPISTAPGIRTPSSPCPARPSLRPRRPSLAVAAALQAAHQPAVAAAPKPPALPFRVGHGFDLHRLEPGLPLIIGGVSIPHDRGCDAHSDGDVLLHCVVDAILGALGLPDIGQIFPDTDPRWKGAESCVFMREAVKLMHQAGYELGNLDATLILQKPKISPFKETIRSNLCELLGADPSVVNLKAKTHEKVDSLGENRSIAAHTVVLLMRK; this is translated from the exons ATGGCCTCCGCCTCCTCCCTCTTCCTGGCCTCCCCCATCTCCACCGCGCCAGGGATCCGCACACCCTCCTCCCCGTGCCCCGCTCGGCCGTCCCTGCGCCCCCGGCGGCCGTCCCTGGCGGTGGCGGCCGCGCTCCAGGCGGCGCACCAGCCGGCCGTGGCCGCGGCGCCGAAGCCGCCGGCCCTCCCGTTCCGCGTGGGCCACGGCTTCGACCTCCACCGCCTTGAGCCGGGCCTCCCGCTCATCATCGGCGGCGTCAGCATCCCCCACGACCGCGGCTGCGACGCCCACTCCGACG GGGACGTGCTTCTGCACTGCGTGGTGGACGCCATTCTCGGCGCCCTGGGGCTGCCGGACATCGGGCAGATCTTCCCGGACACCGACCCCCGGTGGAAGGGTGCAGAGTCCTGCGTGTTCATGAGGGAAGCT GTAAAGCTAATGCATCAAGCAGGCTATGAGCTGGGGAACCTTGATGCTACACTGATCTTGCAAAAACCAAAAATTAGCCCGTTCAAGGAGACTAtccgatctaacttgtgtgaactaCTCGGGGCGGATCCATCTGttgtcaatctcaaggccaagacaCATGAGAAAGTCGACAGTCTAGGAGAAAACAGGAGTATAGCTGCTCATACCGTAGTTCTCCTGATGCGGAAGTAG